The following proteins come from a genomic window of Microbacterium sp. JZ31:
- a CDS encoding amidohydrolase: MTARGEHVDVIADVRISGEGRELLPFAGVDGEALYDVIIEGDVIADIAPARALGRRGTVLDAAGGWLIPGLWDHHVHVLQWALGVERFSVRQASSAAETAALAARAPVRSDGRRIAVDMRDALWAEPATVELLDAATGDAPTYILNLDLHSAWLNSAALRREGLVSDASGFVREEAAFAVARVLNDVPAADADAAVDRAARAAAARGLVGYVDLDMTWNEDAWQRRVAAGFDALRVDFGIYPQHLDRAIALGLQSGDPLRDAGTDLVRVGPLKVITDGSLGTRTAACSHGYGDDPHNHGMLTVAPEELAELMTAATGAGIGCAIHAIGDVANSHALDAFASTGAVGRIEHAQLVRHADLARFARLGVGASVQPQHAVDDRDLTDELWASQTALAFPLRSLHDAGANVLLGSDAPVAPLDPWVSMAAAVFRSHDERPAWRAEERLDAETALAASTYGGSLHGSRIEPGAFADLALVARDPLTADEHALRTMAVHATTIGGRITHLA, from the coding sequence ATGACCGCGCGAGGCGAGCACGTCGACGTCATCGCGGATGTCCGGATCAGCGGCGAGGGGCGAGAGCTCCTTCCGTTCGCGGGCGTGGACGGCGAGGCGCTGTACGACGTGATCATCGAGGGCGACGTGATCGCCGACATCGCGCCCGCCCGCGCTCTGGGGCGGCGCGGCACGGTGCTCGATGCGGCCGGCGGGTGGCTCATTCCCGGCTTGTGGGACCACCATGTGCACGTCCTGCAGTGGGCCCTGGGCGTCGAACGCTTCTCGGTGCGGCAGGCATCCTCGGCGGCAGAGACCGCCGCCCTTGCCGCCCGGGCACCCGTGCGATCCGACGGCAGGCGGATCGCGGTGGACATGCGCGACGCGCTGTGGGCCGAGCCGGCGACCGTCGAGCTTCTCGACGCGGCGACGGGAGACGCGCCCACCTACATCCTGAACCTCGACCTGCACTCGGCCTGGCTCAACTCCGCCGCGCTGCGCCGCGAGGGGCTCGTGTCGGACGCGAGCGGGTTCGTGCGCGAGGAGGCCGCCTTCGCCGTCGCGCGCGTCCTGAACGACGTCCCCGCCGCCGACGCCGACGCGGCCGTCGACCGCGCGGCGCGTGCCGCCGCCGCGCGCGGGCTCGTGGGCTACGTCGACCTCGACATGACGTGGAACGAGGACGCGTGGCAGCGACGTGTCGCGGCCGGCTTCGACGCGCTGCGCGTCGACTTCGGCATCTACCCGCAGCACCTGGATCGCGCGATCGCACTGGGGCTGCAGTCGGGCGACCCGTTGCGGGACGCCGGCACCGATCTCGTCCGGGTCGGGCCGCTCAAGGTCATCACCGACGGGTCGCTCGGCACGCGCACGGCGGCGTGCTCGCACGGCTACGGCGATGATCCGCACAATCACGGCATGCTGACGGTCGCGCCCGAGGAGCTCGCGGAGCTCATGACGGCCGCCACGGGCGCGGGCATCGGCTGCGCGATCCACGCGATCGGCGACGTCGCGAACTCCCACGCGCTGGACGCGTTCGCGTCCACCGGCGCGGTCGGGCGCATCGAGCACGCCCAGCTCGTGCGGCACGCCGATCTCGCGCGGTTCGCGCGGCTCGGCGTGGGCGCGAGCGTGCAGCCGCAGCACGCGGTGGACGACCGCGACCTGACCGACGAGCTGTGGGCCTCGCAGACCGCCCTGGCCTTCCCGCTGCGGTCGCTGCACGACGCAGGCGCGAACGTGCTGCTCGGGTCGGACGCCCCGGTGGCGCCGCTCGACCCGTGGGTCTCGATGGCCGCGGCCGTGTTCCGCTCGCACGACGAGCGCCCCGCGTGGCGCGCGGAAGAGCGGCTCGACGCCGAGACGGCACTTGCCGCGTCGACCTACGGCGGATCGCTGCACGGCTCTCGCATCGAACCCGGCGCCTTCGCCGATCTCGCGCTCGTCGCGCGCGATCCGCTGACCGCCGACGAGCACGCGCTGCGCACGATGGCGGTGCACGCGACGACGATCGGCGGCCGGATCACGCACCTGGCCTGA
- a CDS encoding FMN-binding negative transcriptional regulator, whose translation MRQNPSFALTDVAELRRLIDRNPWVTLVSATPEGLTASHYAVLLDETREDLTIVGHVGRPDDAIHGLGERELLVVVQGPHGYISPNWYGDGPAVPTWNFVSAHLSGVPEVLSPEENLAVLDRLVTRFESRLPDPRLMWERPNDADFVTKLERGTVGFRLTPTKVVAKRKLSQNRPDEVVETIISQLAADGPFGNPALAAEMRRSQDARAAARAGVTG comes from the coding sequence ATGCGTCAGAACCCCAGCTTCGCGCTCACGGACGTCGCCGAGCTGCGCCGGCTGATCGACCGGAACCCGTGGGTCACGCTCGTGAGCGCGACACCGGAAGGCCTCACGGCGTCGCACTACGCGGTCCTGCTCGACGAGACGCGCGAGGATCTCACGATCGTGGGCCATGTCGGCCGACCGGACGACGCGATCCACGGCCTGGGGGAGCGCGAGCTGCTCGTCGTCGTGCAGGGCCCGCACGGATACATCTCGCCGAACTGGTACGGGGACGGCCCCGCCGTGCCGACCTGGAACTTCGTCTCCGCCCACCTCAGCGGCGTGCCGGAGGTGCTCAGCCCCGAGGAGAACCTCGCCGTGCTGGATCGCCTCGTCACCCGATTCGAGTCGCGCCTGCCGGATCCCCGCCTGATGTGGGAGCGTCCGAACGACGCGGACTTCGTCACGAAGCTCGAGCGCGGCACGGTGGGGTTCCGCCTCACGCCCACGAAGGTCGTCGCCAAGCGCAAGCTGAGCCAGAACCGCCCCGACGAGGTCGTCGAGACGATCATCTCCCAGCTGGCGGCAGACGGGCCGTTCGGCAATCCCGCCCTCGCGGCCGAGATGCGCCGTTCCCAGGATGCTCGCGCCGCGGCGCGTGCGGGGGTCACGGGATGA
- a CDS encoding sensor histidine kinase — MTAQRPPSAPAALTAPRPDPGWGYGSLWTRVPGTALYAIVHFAIATLSISLLSALFFAGVGTIVIVIGLPLIVLSLLVARGFGVADRYLLLLTGLPFIREPEWDRDRTPRGGFWGRLTLPVRNPHYWTSLLHGTLVSIVLATLSFAFVVAWLSVGLGGVTYWFWSIFIPDNDSGEWGRYVADFLPWLFGGWSPAVVEGVLTFVAGVIFTATMPWVFGALARVHHGAASALVGRWPSDDLAVELRAEAAARGAAVRAEDAGLRRLERDLHDGPQQRLVRLQFDLAALERRAAAGDGEAAAQLAREARAHAQGALDELRALSSGVAPPLLQDRGLTAALHGLGATSPLEVRVEVAPGLDASVPSDIARNAYFVAAELLTNAAKHSGARAITMRAWMRPATESEPSALELWVVDDGRGGAVAAPGHGLEGLAHRLAGLRGTLSVDSPAGGPTRIGAHIPLVVPAG; from the coding sequence ATGACCGCCCAACGCCCCCCGTCCGCGCCCGCGGCGCTGACGGCCCCGCGCCCGGATCCGGGGTGGGGATACGGATCGCTGTGGACCCGGGTGCCGGGGACGGCGCTGTACGCGATCGTGCACTTCGCGATCGCCACGCTGTCGATCTCGCTGCTGTCCGCGCTCTTCTTCGCGGGCGTGGGCACGATCGTCATCGTGATCGGGCTGCCGCTCATCGTGCTGTCGCTTCTCGTCGCGCGCGGGTTCGGCGTCGCCGACCGCTACCTGCTGCTGCTGACCGGCCTGCCGTTCATCCGCGAGCCCGAGTGGGACCGCGACCGCACGCCGCGCGGCGGATTCTGGGGGCGCCTCACGCTTCCCGTTCGCAATCCCCATTACTGGACTTCGCTGCTCCACGGCACGCTCGTGTCGATCGTCCTCGCGACCCTGAGTTTCGCGTTCGTGGTCGCATGGCTGAGCGTGGGGCTCGGCGGCGTGACGTACTGGTTCTGGTCGATCTTCATCCCAGACAACGACAGCGGCGAGTGGGGGCGTTATGTGGCCGACTTCCTGCCGTGGCTGTTCGGCGGCTGGTCGCCCGCCGTCGTGGAGGGGGTGCTGACCTTCGTCGCGGGGGTGATCTTCACTGCGACGATGCCGTGGGTGTTCGGCGCGCTCGCGCGAGTGCATCACGGTGCGGCGAGCGCGCTCGTCGGTCGCTGGCCCTCGGACGACCTTGCCGTCGAGCTGCGCGCGGAGGCTGCTGCGCGCGGGGCGGCCGTGCGCGCAGAGGATGCCGGGCTGCGTCGCCTCGAGCGCGACCTGCACGACGGACCGCAGCAGCGCCTGGTGCGACTGCAGTTCGACCTGGCGGCGCTCGAGCGCCGCGCGGCGGCGGGCGACGGGGAAGCGGCGGCCCAGCTCGCGCGTGAGGCGCGGGCCCACGCGCAGGGCGCGCTCGACGAGCTGCGCGCGCTCTCATCCGGTGTGGCGCCGCCGCTGCTGCAGGATCGCGGCCTGACGGCCGCGCTGCACGGCCTCGGCGCGACGAGCCCGCTGGAGGTGCGCGTCGAGGTGGCCCCCGGGCTGGACGCGAGCGTGCCCTCCGACATCGCCCGCAACGCCTACTTCGTCGCCGCCGAGCTGCTCACGAACGCCGCCAAGCACTCCGGCGCGCGCGCCATCACGATGCGGGCGTGGATGCGGCCCGCCACGGAGAGCGAGCCCTCCGCGCTGGAGCTGTGGGTCGTCGACGACGGGCGCGGCGGCGCGGTGGCCGCCCCGGGTCACGGACTGGAGGGGCTCGCGCACCGGCTCGCCGGCCTGCGCGGAACGCTTTCGGTGGACAGCCCGGCGGGAGGCCCCACGCGGATCGGCGCGCACATCCCGCTCGTCGTTCCTGCCGGGTGA